In Bacteroidota bacterium, the DNA window GTACATAATGCATTCCCTCTTCTTTGGCGGTGATTGCAATATTGTCATACAATTTTTCATAGATCGGTTTCAGAAGTTCATCCTGTTTTACAAGCAGGTCTTCTCTTCTCTTTGCCTGAAGATCTTCGATGCTTTTCTGTTTGTTTGCCAGTTGCATCTGTTTCTCTTTTGCTTTTGGATCATTTGGTTTGTTCTGGAATTCTTTTTGAAAAGCTTCCACTTCTTTTCCGAATGCCTGTCCTATTGAATCAAGTTCGGCTTTAAATTTGCTTTCAAGCGCCTTAAGGTCACCATTGGCTTTTATTGCTTCGGGTAATTGCTGCAGAATAAGGTCTGCGTCAACGATTGCCACTTTAAGTGTCGTATTCTGTGCATAAACAGATACACCCAGAATTAAAAACAGCGATAGAACAATTAGTTTTTTCACTTCTATTTCCTTTTTGTATAATTTAATTAAAAACCTTTACCAAACTGGAAGTGGAACTGCCATTTTGGATCAGTACCATCAACTTCCCGTCTGTCAAATCCGTAACCAAGATCAAATCCGAGCAATCCGACAGGATTAATAAGTATCCTCGCACCGAAACCGGCACTTCTGCGAAGCTTGAACGGATCTGCA includes these proteins:
- a CDS encoding OmpH family outer membrane protein, producing the protein MKKLIVLSLFLILGVSVYAQNTTLKVAIVDADLILQQLPEAIKANGDLKALESKFKAELDSIGQAFGKEVEAFQKEFQNKPNDPKAKEKQMQLANKQKSIEDLQAKRREDLLVKQDELLKPIYEKLYDNIAITAKEEGMHYVLNKKSGQDPIVLYADVQFDLTYKVLDKIRKSGK